A single genomic interval of Symphalangus syndactylus isolate Jambi chromosome 18, NHGRI_mSymSyn1-v2.1_pri, whole genome shotgun sequence harbors:
- the LOC129468382 gene encoding eukaryotic translation initiation factor 1-like: MSTIQNLHSFSYFADASMGDDLLPAGTEDYIHIRIQKRNGGKALTTVQGIADDYTKNKPVKAFKKKFACNGTVIEHPEYGEVIQLQGDHRKNIYYASSS; this comes from the coding sequence ATGTCCACTATCCAGAACCTCCACTCTTTCAGCTACTTTGCTGATGCAAGTATGGGTGATGACCTGCTTCCTGCTGGCACTGAGGATTATATCCATATAagaattcaaaagagaaacgGCGGGAAGGCCCTTACTACTGTCCAAGGAATCGCTGATGATTATACCAAAAATAAACCAGTGAAGGCGTTTAAGAAGAAGTTTGCCTGCAATGGTACTGTAATTGAGCATCCAGAATATGGAGAAGTAATTCAGCTACAGGGTGACCATCGCAAGAACATATATTATGCCAGTTCCTCGTAG